A portion of the Megalobrama amblycephala isolate DHTTF-2021 linkage group LG23, ASM1881202v1, whole genome shotgun sequence genome contains these proteins:
- the dctn4 gene encoding dynactin subunit 4 isoform X1 — protein MATLLQPEKVVYLVRGEKKIRVPLSQLYFCRYCSELRSLECVSHEVDSHFCPSCLENMPSAEAKLKKNRCANCFDCPCCMHTLSTRATNIPAPLPDDPTKTTMKKAYYLACGFCRWTSRDVGMADKSVASGGWQEPENPHTQRINKLLEYYQQLAQREKLERDRKKMARRRPFMPQAFSQHTIHVVEKYGLGTRLQRQRSGAPISALYGLSLKEGEDQKEIIIEPAQALDEVEPLPEDYYTRPVNLPEVTTLRQRLLQPDFQPAGASQLHPRHKHLLMKRSLRCRKCEHNLSKPEFNPTSIKFKIQLVAVSYIPEVRIMSIPNLRHMKESQVLLTLTNPVENITHVSLYTCEEGDPDDINSTAKVLVPSKELVLAGKDAAAEYDELAEPQGFQDDPDVVAFRKSNKIGFFIKVIPQIEEGDVTVAFKLRHDFRNLAAPIRPTEEGEATSEAIWLTHHVELSLGPLAT, from the exons ATGGCGACGCTGCTGCAGCCAGAGAAAGTGGTTTATCTCGTCCGAGGCGAGAAAAAGATTCGTGTTCCGCTCTCTCAGTTATATTTTTGCCGATACTGCAGTGAGCTGCGATCCTTGGAATGCGTGTCACATGAA GTAGATTCCCATTTCTGTCCCAGCTGTCTGGAGAACATGCCGTCAGCTGAGGCCAAGCTCAAGAAGAATAG GTGTGCCAATTGCTTTGACTGCCCATGCTGTATGCACACTCTCTCCACACGGGCCACCAACATCCCAGCACCACTGCCTGATGACCCCACCAAAACCACAATGAAGAAGGCCTACTACCTGGCCTGTGGATTTTGTCGCTGGACCTCAAGAGATGTAGGCATGGCTGACAAATCTGTGG CCAGTGGAGGATGGCAGGAACCTGAAAACCCACATACCCAAAGG ATCAACAAGCTGCTTGAGTATTACCAGCAGCTGGCCCAGAGAGAGAAGCTGGAGAGAGACAGGAAGAAGATGGCGCGAAGACGTCCGTTCATGCCTCAGGCGTTCTCG CAACACACTATTCACGTGGTG GAGAAGTATGGACTGGGAACCAGACTACAGAGACAGAGATCTGGAGCCCCAATCAGTGCCCTATATGGCCTTTC ATTAAAAGAAGGAGAGGACCAGAAGGAAATCATTATAGAGCCAGCACAGGCTTTGGATGAAGTGGAGCCCCTGCCTGAAGACTATTACACCCGCCCCGTCAACCTTCCTGAAG TAACGACTCTTCGTCAGAGGCTGCTACAGCCTGATTTTCAGCCTGCAGGAGCTTCACAGCTGCACCCCAGACACAAACACCTGCTAATGAAGCGCTCTCTGCGTTGCAGG AAATGTGAGCACAATCTGAGCAAACCGGAATTTAATCCAACCTCAATAAAGTTCAAAATCCAGCTTGTGGCAGT GAGCTACATTCCTGAAGTGAGAATCATGTCCATTCCAAACCTGCGTCATATGAAG GAGAGTCAGGTTCTGCTGACCCTGACCAACCCAGTGGAAAACATCACCCATGTGTCTCTGTACACCTGTGAAGAGGGAGACCCAGATGACATTAACAGCACTGCTAAG GTCCTGGTGCCCTCAAAGGAACTGGTCCTGGCGGGGAAGGATGCCGCCGCTGAGTATGATGAGCTGGCAGAACCTCAGGGTTTTCAGGATGACCCAGA TGTGGTGGCCTTTAGGAAGTCGAACAAGATCGGCTTCTTCATCAAAGTGATTCCGCAGATAGAGGAGGGTGATGTCACTGTTGCTTTCAAACTCCGACATGACTTCCGAAACCTCGCCGCTCCGATCAGACCCACCGAGGAGGGAGAAGCCACCAGTGAGGCCATCTGGCTCACACACCATGTGGAGCTTAGCTTGGGCCCCCTGGCAACTTGA
- the dctn4 gene encoding dynactin subunit 4 isoform X2, translating to MATLLQPEKVVYLVRGEKKIRVPLSQLYFCRYCSELRSLECVSHEVDSHFCPSCLENMPSAEAKLKKNRCANCFDCPCCMHTLSTRATNIPAPLPDDPTKTTMKKAYYLACGFCRWTSRDVGMADKSVASGGWQEPENPHTQRINKLLEYYQQLAQREKLERDRKKMARRRPFMPQAFSEKYGLGTRLQRQRSGAPISALYGLSLKEGEDQKEIIIEPAQALDEVEPLPEDYYTRPVNLPEVTTLRQRLLQPDFQPAGASQLHPRHKHLLMKRSLRCRKCEHNLSKPEFNPTSIKFKIQLVAVSYIPEVRIMSIPNLRHMKESQVLLTLTNPVENITHVSLYTCEEGDPDDINSTAKVLVPSKELVLAGKDAAAEYDELAEPQGFQDDPDVVAFRKSNKIGFFIKVIPQIEEGDVTVAFKLRHDFRNLAAPIRPTEEGEATSEAIWLTHHVELSLGPLAT from the exons ATGGCGACGCTGCTGCAGCCAGAGAAAGTGGTTTATCTCGTCCGAGGCGAGAAAAAGATTCGTGTTCCGCTCTCTCAGTTATATTTTTGCCGATACTGCAGTGAGCTGCGATCCTTGGAATGCGTGTCACATGAA GTAGATTCCCATTTCTGTCCCAGCTGTCTGGAGAACATGCCGTCAGCTGAGGCCAAGCTCAAGAAGAATAG GTGTGCCAATTGCTTTGACTGCCCATGCTGTATGCACACTCTCTCCACACGGGCCACCAACATCCCAGCACCACTGCCTGATGACCCCACCAAAACCACAATGAAGAAGGCCTACTACCTGGCCTGTGGATTTTGTCGCTGGACCTCAAGAGATGTAGGCATGGCTGACAAATCTGTGG CCAGTGGAGGATGGCAGGAACCTGAAAACCCACATACCCAAAGG ATCAACAAGCTGCTTGAGTATTACCAGCAGCTGGCCCAGAGAGAGAAGCTGGAGAGAGACAGGAAGAAGATGGCGCGAAGACGTCCGTTCATGCCTCAGGCGTTCTCG GAGAAGTATGGACTGGGAACCAGACTACAGAGACAGAGATCTGGAGCCCCAATCAGTGCCCTATATGGCCTTTC ATTAAAAGAAGGAGAGGACCAGAAGGAAATCATTATAGAGCCAGCACAGGCTTTGGATGAAGTGGAGCCCCTGCCTGAAGACTATTACACCCGCCCCGTCAACCTTCCTGAAG TAACGACTCTTCGTCAGAGGCTGCTACAGCCTGATTTTCAGCCTGCAGGAGCTTCACAGCTGCACCCCAGACACAAACACCTGCTAATGAAGCGCTCTCTGCGTTGCAGG AAATGTGAGCACAATCTGAGCAAACCGGAATTTAATCCAACCTCAATAAAGTTCAAAATCCAGCTTGTGGCAGT GAGCTACATTCCTGAAGTGAGAATCATGTCCATTCCAAACCTGCGTCATATGAAG GAGAGTCAGGTTCTGCTGACCCTGACCAACCCAGTGGAAAACATCACCCATGTGTCTCTGTACACCTGTGAAGAGGGAGACCCAGATGACATTAACAGCACTGCTAAG GTCCTGGTGCCCTCAAAGGAACTGGTCCTGGCGGGGAAGGATGCCGCCGCTGAGTATGATGAGCTGGCAGAACCTCAGGGTTTTCAGGATGACCCAGA TGTGGTGGCCTTTAGGAAGTCGAACAAGATCGGCTTCTTCATCAAAGTGATTCCGCAGATAGAGGAGGGTGATGTCACTGTTGCTTTCAAACTCCGACATGACTTCCGAAACCTCGCCGCTCCGATCAGACCCACCGAGGAGGGAGAAGCCACCAGTGAGGCCATCTGGCTCACACACCATGTGGAGCTTAGCTTGGGCCCCCTGGCAACTTGA